CttggtctatttggatttcaaaccaaatttcttacataCAATCTTCTAGACATTTGTCTTGTACATACGATAACTCATACGTAACTATGAAAGTTACTAATAACTTTCTTTCTTgtcatatgaaattacatctCTTAGTTATGAAAAGATTAGTAATTTACTCAATAACACTTCAAATATGGTACATCAAGACCAAACATATATGAACATCTTAAATAAAATCCTTcaatgatcttgatgataagaTCTCATTTTAGATCTCCAGATTGGAATACATAAAGACAATATGGTATTGTCAAGAACTTTCTTCCAAAATACCatttttctataactcttcaggaattttttattatattcaaatcaatgattttattgatctataatctcttgataaatacaAAGATGTATTgattaaattcaaatatttcatatattccaTAAAACATTTTGATGGAATAGCTAGAGTTCCcgggaacatgattttgatatcaaCAATCCTTCAGGGATTCAATCTCTTAGGGATAATCAGTTTCCAGTGGgtcttataatttaaattcttcATTTATTATGAGAATAATAATGAACTTGAAAGTAGTTGCATCTACCACATGAGACTATGTCTCTTCACAATAAATTCCATGTTGATCTTTCAATGAGCAACAAATCATTTCCATCCCACTTGTTTTACACCTTCTAGTGTATGGAATACTGGTCCAAATACCTCTCTCTTTTACAAGAGTTTTTATCTTTGTCTATTGCTtctttctgatttggccaatcatCTCTTtttgtacacttttcaatagactttattccatgatcctctttctcattcATCATATCAAATACTACTTTGTAGGCATaaatatcatcgacgtcgatTTGCTTATTGGTTCCATTTTATTCtatacatgacataacttattgagatctcttcattgtctcaggtacctgaatttctTTCAGTCATGTTTAATGTCTCTTCTGGAGATCATTCAAAACTATATTGCCTCGTTTTGACCATTGTCAATATACGCTCCTTTTCATATACGGGGATTCTTATCTTAGGAACCAACATGTCTACCACGCTGCAGGCGtgactagcagtttgatattgttcttctagaacatttattcttattggagcattaacagctggtatatgtgacttgatcactTTATCTATATGGGCCAGTAAATGTGTAGCAGATGCTTTACTAAGCTCTACAactgaattatcttttggacttttATTTCACATtctctttagtccgaggatcattgataattcatttcaacttatttttttttccagctgtttattttctcccccttatgTTGGATATACTAATTCAATTTTGGCATTCAAATCGAACCTTACTTATATCCTTCGGGGATGGCTCTAAATTCTTAAATATGAATggagattcatatccaacatatattccagCTCATTAGAAACTCATATTAATTAAGCTCTATGTGGAGCAACTGGAATGTATTCCGCACATCCAACATTATTAGATGCAAAATGGTTGGTTTAAGACCCAATACCAATTACGGGGAGAACTAGTGATTACTTGTTGGCTTGATGCAAATTATGTTGCTCAAATGTTCAATACTTATTTTCAGTAAACATGTCAGATATTTAAGACgtgaattcaccaatattataaaGATGCACagtgggtgatcagtccacCAACATCTCTTTTATTCATGCTTATTACTTCttttggctggtgaaaaccGTATTACTATTTTATCTTATGAGCAAACAACATATGTGAAATCATTCGCAAGAATCTTCGGGTTCTTCAATAAATATTCACATAAATCTTTATGTATCTTTTCACATCATTActgaaccaaaatggtctaactgGTTCATgccaaatattttgtaaacttttggtttactatattttttagGGAAGATTACTAAAATAACACACATTTTATGAGTAATGACTAGAAtaacatacttttttttttaattactagaCTATTTTTTATGCCCAGAATGTCCttgttttctttgttaacaaaaaaaaaatttacaaaaaaaaaaattacagaaaaaaaatattttcgaaatatataaataagtctACTATTAAAACTCTGCGACATGTAATGGCAGTTTTATTAGTACGTGAcagattaatatttttcaacaaACTTATTGTGGCAGATTTTATATCGTTAAAGACTTTCTGAAAAAGTCTACCACACATTATGGTAGATTTAATTTCAATagcaaatttgtttttaaatggcAGGTTTTTATAGCAGATTTTTGTCTTTTGATGGCAGCTTTATAATATTTCGAAGACTTTCATAATCGCACACATATTTTTCTCACATACTTTTTATAATTTGGCAGATTTTTGTGTTCATGAGATCGCAgacttatattttatgtatgcTAAGCTGCAGACTTATAAACTAACAAAAGTAACTTTTATGTGATGGCAGACTTTAACATACGTTATGGCAGACTTTGAAGGAGTTATATGTTATAGCAGACTTATTCGCGAAAATCGGTTTACTAATTAGATTTAGATCAATTCTGGGTTactaattaaaccaaaaaattcGACCACTAACCGGAACAGTTATGAAAACCTAGGTTTAGCCGTAGTCAGTTCTTTCTTCTCCAAGTAACGATGTCTTGTTTTTGACAATAGATTCTTTCATGTTAATCCCAAGAAATTCAATGAAGGATGTTATAGTTGTTTGTGGCCAGTGGTTATTCGAGAATGATAAATGGATGTTTCACGTTGATAGCAGAAGAGGAAGCAAAGTAATTCCAGTGAATGACGACACAAACTTGGAAGATATGATTAACATGGTTTATGAGGACTACGACTTAGACAGAGGCCATGTTAATCTCGAATTGAGTTACATGCTTAGCAGGAAAAGCTTGATGAAGCTAACTCATGACACACCTCCAGTTAAAATTGGGAATTTTCGACAATTTCAAGGTTTCATCCGTCTCCGAAAGTCTGACCAAGTCCGTCTATGTGTGGAAGTCTCTCTAAGAAGCAACAAGAAAACGAAAAAGACACAGACACTGATGGAAAACCAATCTAATTATAATCATGATGAAGACACAGACACTGACGGAGAACGATTTGACTATTGCGATGATTCAGATGGTGCTACATCAGATGACGAGGACTTTATAGGGTACGGATTAACTCCAGAATTAGATATAGAGATGAAGAAGGAGTATAAGCCAAAGATTGGGTCAGCAACAAAATCGAAAAAGGCTAAGGTAGTCACTCATGTTAGGCAACAACTGGATTCTATAGATATAGTTGTTGGCCAAAGTTTTGACTCCAAGTCTTCATTAACAACACGACTTAAGATCTTGACGATAGTGCAAAAATTTGATTATGATGTTGAGTACTCAACGCCGACTCTTCTAATCGTAAAGTGTTGGATTGAAGGCTGTAGTTGGAAGTTAAGAGCATCACCAACAAGTGATAGTCCTCGCTTTACCGTGGATGTCATATTTTTGCTTATCTTCTAAATCAGACCATGTTTCAGCAGAATCTCTAAGTTGTGGAACTGCATTCTTCTCCTTCTTAACGTTTATCAAACCTCCAGCAGGTTCTTTTACTTGATTTTTTCTAGTAACCTTCCCTCCAACAGTGTCAAGTAGAATAGGAGACGTTAGCTTGACCTCGGATTTCTTGGCTTTCTTTCTAACCACACACTGCACTGCCGCATCTACATCAAATGGTGTCTTGTCTTGGACCATCCATGACTATTTGAGTATGTCAAAACCAATTTCAAGTTAATTTCGAATCTAAAGTTACTTTAACCTAAAATAGACATACTCATAAGTGAAGCAAAAGACTAACCGGGTCATTGCTGTTGACTTCATCTTCTTGGTTTACAATGTGTCCATCATTTTTGGGGGCAGTTTCTTGCATCTGCTCTGTAATTTTAGCAACTTGTTCTTGTAATGCTAAGATTTGACTGCCAAGTACCTGCTCGGCTTGAGCAACTCTTGCATTTACTTTTGCTTCAATCTTTGTGTCTAATGTAGTCAACACCTTCTCAGCAACAACTGTGTCCACATTTTGAACCGTTGCAGTCAATGTCTTCACTGCTTCCATTAGATCATGCCTGAATCCATCATCTCCACCTGAGTTAAGGCTGGATCCACAGTCCTGCCATAAAACAGTAAACGAACTCAACAATAAACTcaagtaaaaaataaagtacTTTCAGCACGGCTTCACAAACTAGACTAATCAATACATACAAGTAAACAATCTTACAAGTAAACAATCAAGCATACTCACTGTGATTTTCCTCTTCGctgaatttttttcttcatgCAATGATCTTCTTCAGTCACTAAATTCCTTTGCTTTTTGATTGCTACTGGTTCATTAGTTGCCTTCAAGCTCCAGTACTTATCATCAAGCTGGTCATGTAGAATGTCTAAAATCAAGTTATGAAGATCATCATCAACCTTGTCATCATCCCATTGAGGATATATGTCCGATTCTGCCTTAACAATGAGATGTCTGACACGCACCTACCAATCAAGTCATGTAAAAAACATTAGTATGAATACATTTACAAGTGATATCTTTTAATAAGAGTTAACAATAATGTAAGAAACTACCTTCTGGTGagcttttttctcttttttataaaacaaatcccACTGTATACGGGGACGGGATGCAGACCAAGAGAGAAGAGGAACTTGGTTACCGTCAATATGGTTCCCATATTCATGCCCAATGCCAGGTATTGATTCATACACCCAGATGAGAAGAGCATGAACACATCCACGAAGTGtatatttcttctttccttCATATGAAACAAGCTTAACTGAATTAACGAGGCTGGAAAATCCGACACGCCCCCAAGGATATCTTTCAAAAGCTTCTGCGTCTAGGACTCTCTTCGCTTCTTCTAAAGGAATTCTGCTACCAGGAGAGATGCCTAATATGCCAATCGATAAGACACAAAGCCAGCCAATCATTCTTCTCTTCTCAAATGACCAATTCCTAATGCGAGGAAACAATTCGCGCAACTCAGATAACATTGGACCATGTGAAGGAGACACACCCATCTCTTCCCAAAACGCCTTATGATCAACCTCCACCTTATCATTAATGTCGAAAGGGTCGCAATTCAAACCTGTTATTTCACCAAACTCATATAGCGAAAACCTGATTGGCTGTCCTTCTATTGCAGACCATAGCTCATGAAGATTATCCACGACCAGTTGGTTTGCCAGCAAATGGTGAACGACTTGGGCTGACCATGTATAATCCATCTCTTTCAACCTTATAATAACTCCAACAGAAGATGCCTTAATGGATTCCCACGCATCCAAACCAACAGATTCCTCCACCATCTGCAAACCAGCCAAGTGACAGTTATGATTCATTGATCGATATTGCAGTGGACATTTTCCCTCTTCATAAAGtctttctggatattttttgtGGGTGCTTGATGTAGTCATATCTCTGTAAATAATGAACAATGAAGTAAGGGACACACAAGTTTTATATTTCCAGAAATCCAATTataaaaaacccaaaaaactaaGAAAGAGACTAAACCTTGATGCCACGATTTTTTGGTCAATTGAATAGCTTCAAGAGGAGATGAGGTTGTATCTAAAGAAACAACTGAGAAAACGTAAATAAAGCTACGACCTTCGACGAAACTTTGAACTTTAGAAAGGGG
This Brassica napus cultivar Da-Ae chromosome C6, Da-Ae, whole genome shotgun sequence DNA region includes the following protein-coding sequences:
- the LOC106404076 gene encoding uncharacterized protein LOC106404076, coding for MTTSSTHKKYPERLYEEGKCPLQYRSMNHNCHLAGLQMVEESVGLDAWESIKASSVGVIIRLKEMDYTWSAQVVHHLLANQLVVDNLHELWSAIEGQPIRFSLYEFGEITGLNCDPFDINDKVEVDHKAFWEEMGVSPSHGPMLSELRELFPRIRNWSFEKRRMIGWLCVLSIGILGISPGSRIPLEEAKRVLDAEAFERYPWGRVGFSSLVNSVKLVSYEGKKKYTLRGCVHALLIWVYESIPGIGHEYGNHIDGNQVPLLSWSASRPRIQWDLFYKKEKKAHQKVRVRHLIVKAESDIYPQWDDDKVDDDLHNLILDILHDQLDDKYWSLKATNEPVAIKKQRNLVTEEDHCMKKKIQRRGKSQTVDPALTQVEMMDSGMI